A section of the Engystomops pustulosus chromosome 3, aEngPut4.maternal, whole genome shotgun sequence genome encodes:
- the OPA1 gene encoding dynamin-like GTPase OPA1, mitochondrial isoform X3 — translation MVTGNSCIVCRGTLNKRVVKEARLPSQSLYARRDHHFSRANVRPLPSSSIRCYSSLSRLPLQKSRLLTVHLNYQSQRGFWVARLASRLLKLRYLVLGSAVGGGYTAKKTFDQWKDMFPDLSEYKWIVPDFVWELDEHINFDKLSKALPDSEELAKLLPDFEKLGESFSLLKGWLSSGPGGETAFKATDNQNFDGSDKQYKKGLLGELILLQEQLKQHEEEARRAAGNINTGNSQQKRKATDKEKVDQLQEELLQTQLKYQRILERLEKENKDLRKLLLQKDDKGIHQRKMKKSLIDMYSEVLDILSDYDANYNTQDHLPRVVVVGDQSAGKTSVLEMIAQARIFPRGSGEMMTRSPVKVTLSEGPHHVAVFKDSSREFDLSKESDLAALRDEIEVRMRKSVRNGQTVSPETISLSVKGPGIQRMVLVDLPGVISTVTSGMAPDTKETIFSISKAYMQNPNAIILCIQDGSVDAERSIVTDLVSQMDPQGRRTIFVLTKVDLAEKNVASPSRIQQIIEGKLFPMKALGYFAVVTGKGNTNESIDSIKDYEEEFFQGSSLLKKGMLKAHQVTTKNLSLAVSDCFWKMVRASVEQQADAFKATRFNLETEWKNNYPRLRELDRNELFEKAKNEILDEVISLTQVTPKHWEEILQKTLWERVSTHVIENIYLPAAQTMNSGTFNTTVDIKLKQWTDKQLPNKAVEVAWETLQQEFSRFMTEQKGKEHDDIFDKLKEAVKEESIKRHKWNEQAEDSLRVIQHNALEDRSISDKQQWDAAIHFMEDTLKSRLKDTESVIHDMVGPDWKERWFSWISRTPEQHTRNETKNELEKMLRVNEDHPAYLASDEVTTVRKNLEARAVEVDPVLIKDTWHQVYRRHFLKTALGHCNLCRRGFYYYQRHFVDSELECNDVVLFWRIQRMLGITANTLRQQLTNSEVRRLEKNVKEVLEDFAEDNDKKVNLLTGKRVQLAEDLKKVREIQEKLEAFIEALHQEK, via the exons CATTGTCTGCAGAGGGACGCTAAATAAACGGGTCGTAAAGGAGGCCAGATTACCATCACAGAGCCTTTATGCTCGTAGAGACCATCATTTTTCTAGAGCCAACGTTCGACCTTTACCCAGTTCATCAATACGATGCTACTCATCCTTGTCTCGCCTCCCACTACAGAAGAGCAGACTTTTGACAGTCCATCTGAATTATCAAAGCCAGCGCGGCTTTTGGGTTGCTAGGTTGGCATCCAGGCTGTTAAAGCTCAGATATCTGGTATTGGGATCAGCTGTTGGTGGCGGATATACAGCTAAAAAG ACATTTGACCAGTGGAAAGATATGTTTCCGGATCTCAGTGAATACAAATGGATTGTACCAGATTTTGTGTGGGAGCTGGATGAACATATTAACTTTG ATAAGCTCAGTAAAGCTCTTCCGGATTCTGAGGAGCTGGCTAAGCTTTTGCCAGACTTTGAGAAACTAGGAGAAAGCTTTAGTCTCTTGAAAGGATGGCTGTCATCAG GTCCTGGAGGTGAGACTGCTTTTAAAGCCACCGACAACCAGAATTTTGACGGCTCGGACAAGCAGTACAAGAAG GGTTTGCTTGGTGAACTCATTCTTTTACAAGAGCAGCTCAAGCAGCATGAAGAGGAGGCACGCAGGGCAGCTGGAAACATTAACACGGGCAACTCACAGCAGAAGCGCAAG GCTACAGACAAGGAAAAGGTTGATCAGCTGCAAGAAGAACTTTTGCAGACGCAG TTAAAATATCAGCGCATTCTTGAACGTCTTGAGAAAGAAAACAAAGATTTACGTAAACTGTTGCTTCAAAAAGATGACAAGGGCATACATCAAAGGAAAATGAAG AAATCTTTGATCGATATGTATTCTGAAGTACTGGACATCCTGTCTGACTATGATGCCAACTACAACACACAAGACCATTTACCAAGG GTGGTTGTGGTTGGTGACCAAAGTGCAGGGAAAACCAGTGTTCTTGAAATGATAGCACAGGCTCGAATCTTTCCTCGAGGATCTGGTGAGATGATGACTCGTTCTCCAGTTAAG GTTACTTTGAGTGAAGGTCCCCATCATGTTGCTGTATTTAAAGACAGTTCCCGGGAGTTTGATCTCTCCAAAGAATCCGAT CTTGCCGCTCTCAGAGATGAAATAGAAGTGAGAATGAGAAAGAGTGTCAGGAATGGGCAAACTGTCAGCCCAGAG ACCATCTCACTTAGTGTAAAGGGTCCTGGAATACAGAGAATGGTGCTTGTTGACCTTCCAGGAGTTATCAGT ACGGTCACATCTGGCATGGCCCCAGATACCAAGGAGACTATCTTCAGCATCAGTAAGGCCTATATGCAGAATCCCAATGCCATCATCCTTTGTATACAAG ATGGGTCTGTGGATGCGGAGAGGAGTATTGTCACCGACCTCGTAAGTCAAATGGATCCCCAAGGCAGACGTACAATCTTCGTTCTAACAAAAGTCGATCTTGCTGAGAAAAACGTAGCCAGCCCAAGTCGA ATCCAACAAATAATTGAAGGCAAACTCTTCCCAATGAAAGCGCTTGGATATTTTGCTGTTGTCACTGGGAAAG GCAACACCAATGAAAGTATTGATTCCATTAAGGACTATGAAGAGGAATTCTTTCAAGGATCAAGTCTTTTGAA GAAAGGGATGCTGAAGGCTCATCAGGTGACTACAAAGAATTTAAGTCTTGCAGTTTCTGATTGTTTCTGGAAGATGGTCCGCGCTTCAGTTGAACAACAAGCTGATGCTTTCAAAG CAACTCGCTTTAACTTGGAGACGGAGTGGAAGAATAACTACCCCCGATTGCGAGAACTCGACAGG AATGAATTGTTTGAAAAAGCCAAAAATGAAATCCTTGATGAAGTAATAAGCCTTACCCAAGTTACTCCAAAACACTG GGAAGAGATTCTGCAGAAGACTCTATGGGAAAGAGTGTCCACACATGTCATTGAGAACATCTATCTTCCAGCAGCCCAGACCATGAACTCAGGAACTTTTAATACCACCGTAGACATCAAGCTGAAGCAGTGGACGGACAAGCAGCTGCCTAATAAAGCAGTGGAG GTGGCCTGGGAAACCCTTCAGCAGGAATTCTCCCGCTTTATGACTGAACAGAAAGGCAAAGAACATGATGACATATTTGACAAGTTAAAGGAGGCAGTGAAAGAAGAAAGCATAAAGAGACATAAATGGAATGAGCAGGCGGAGGATAGTTtg AGGGTTATCCAGCACAATGCTTTAGAAGACCGTTCAATCTCGGATAAGCAGCAGTGGGATGCAGCAATCCATTTTATGGAGGATACCTTGAAAAGTCGATTAAAAGACA CTGAATCTGTCATCCATGATATGGTGGGTCCAGATTGGAAAGAGAGATGGTTTTCTTGGATTTCTCGTACTCCAGAACAG CATACACgaaatgaaacaaaaaatgaaCTTGAAAAGATGCTGAGAGTAAATGAAGACCATCCTGCATACCTTGCCAGTGATGAAGTCACTACTGTAAGAAAGAATCTAGAAGCCCGTGCAGTAGAAGTGGATCCAGTTTTG ATTAAAGACACATGGCACCAGGTGTACAGAAGGCATTTCTTAAAAACCGCTCTTGGTCACTGTAATCTGTGTAGAAGAGGTTTCTATTACTATCAGAGGCACTTTGTAGATTCAGAG
- the OPA1 gene encoding dynamin-like GTPase OPA1, mitochondrial isoform X4, with the protein MVTGNSCIVCRGTLNKRVVKEARLPSQSLYARRDHHFSRANVRPLPSSSIRCYSSLSRLPLQKSRLLTVHLNYQSQRGFWVARLASRLLKLRYLVLGSAVGGGYTAKKTFDQWKDMFPDLSEYKWIVPDFVWELDEHINFDKLSKALPDSEELAKLLPDFEKLGESFSLLKGWLSSGHNLVSEVIRPSDLLLLLGPGGETAFKATDNQNFDGSDKQYKKATDKEKVDQLQEELLQTQLKYQRILERLEKENKDLRKLLLQKDDKGIHQRKMKKSLIDMYSEVLDILSDYDANYNTQDHLPRVVVVGDQSAGKTSVLEMIAQARIFPRGSGEMMTRSPVKVTLSEGPHHVAVFKDSSREFDLSKESDLAALRDEIEVRMRKSVRNGQTVSPETISLSVKGPGIQRMVLVDLPGVISTVTSGMAPDTKETIFSISKAYMQNPNAIILCIQDGSVDAERSIVTDLVSQMDPQGRRTIFVLTKVDLAEKNVASPSRIQQIIEGKLFPMKALGYFAVVTGKGNTNESIDSIKDYEEEFFQGSSLLKKGMLKAHQVTTKNLSLAVSDCFWKMVRASVEQQADAFKATRFNLETEWKNNYPRLRELDRNELFEKAKNEILDEVISLTQVTPKHWEEILQKTLWERVSTHVIENIYLPAAQTMNSGTFNTTVDIKLKQWTDKQLPNKAVEVAWETLQQEFSRFMTEQKGKEHDDIFDKLKEAVKEESIKRHKWNEQAEDSLRVIQHNALEDRSISDKQQWDAAIHFMEDTLKSRLKDTESVIHDMVGPDWKERWFSWISRTPEQHTRNETKNELEKMLRVNEDHPAYLASDEVTTVRKNLEARAVEVDPVLIKDTWHQVYRRHFLKTALGHCNLCRRGFYYYQRHFVDSELECNDVVLFWRIQRMLGITANTLRQQLTNSEVRRLEKNVKEVLEDFAEDNDKKVNLLTGKRVQLAEDLKKVREIQEKLEAFIEALHQEK; encoded by the exons CATTGTCTGCAGAGGGACGCTAAATAAACGGGTCGTAAAGGAGGCCAGATTACCATCACAGAGCCTTTATGCTCGTAGAGACCATCATTTTTCTAGAGCCAACGTTCGACCTTTACCCAGTTCATCAATACGATGCTACTCATCCTTGTCTCGCCTCCCACTACAGAAGAGCAGACTTTTGACAGTCCATCTGAATTATCAAAGCCAGCGCGGCTTTTGGGTTGCTAGGTTGGCATCCAGGCTGTTAAAGCTCAGATATCTGGTATTGGGATCAGCTGTTGGTGGCGGATATACAGCTAAAAAG ACATTTGACCAGTGGAAAGATATGTTTCCGGATCTCAGTGAATACAAATGGATTGTACCAGATTTTGTGTGGGAGCTGGATGAACATATTAACTTTG ATAAGCTCAGTAAAGCTCTTCCGGATTCTGAGGAGCTGGCTAAGCTTTTGCCAGACTTTGAGAAACTAGGAGAAAGCTTTAGTCTCTTGAAAGGATGGCTGTCATCAG GTCACAATTTGGTTAGTGAAGTCATACGACCTTCTGATCTGCTTCTGTTGTTAG GTCCTGGAGGTGAGACTGCTTTTAAAGCCACCGACAACCAGAATTTTGACGGCTCGGACAAGCAGTACAAGAAG GCTACAGACAAGGAAAAGGTTGATCAGCTGCAAGAAGAACTTTTGCAGACGCAG TTAAAATATCAGCGCATTCTTGAACGTCTTGAGAAAGAAAACAAAGATTTACGTAAACTGTTGCTTCAAAAAGATGACAAGGGCATACATCAAAGGAAAATGAAG AAATCTTTGATCGATATGTATTCTGAAGTACTGGACATCCTGTCTGACTATGATGCCAACTACAACACACAAGACCATTTACCAAGG GTGGTTGTGGTTGGTGACCAAAGTGCAGGGAAAACCAGTGTTCTTGAAATGATAGCACAGGCTCGAATCTTTCCTCGAGGATCTGGTGAGATGATGACTCGTTCTCCAGTTAAG GTTACTTTGAGTGAAGGTCCCCATCATGTTGCTGTATTTAAAGACAGTTCCCGGGAGTTTGATCTCTCCAAAGAATCCGAT CTTGCCGCTCTCAGAGATGAAATAGAAGTGAGAATGAGAAAGAGTGTCAGGAATGGGCAAACTGTCAGCCCAGAG ACCATCTCACTTAGTGTAAAGGGTCCTGGAATACAGAGAATGGTGCTTGTTGACCTTCCAGGAGTTATCAGT ACGGTCACATCTGGCATGGCCCCAGATACCAAGGAGACTATCTTCAGCATCAGTAAGGCCTATATGCAGAATCCCAATGCCATCATCCTTTGTATACAAG ATGGGTCTGTGGATGCGGAGAGGAGTATTGTCACCGACCTCGTAAGTCAAATGGATCCCCAAGGCAGACGTACAATCTTCGTTCTAACAAAAGTCGATCTTGCTGAGAAAAACGTAGCCAGCCCAAGTCGA ATCCAACAAATAATTGAAGGCAAACTCTTCCCAATGAAAGCGCTTGGATATTTTGCTGTTGTCACTGGGAAAG GCAACACCAATGAAAGTATTGATTCCATTAAGGACTATGAAGAGGAATTCTTTCAAGGATCAAGTCTTTTGAA GAAAGGGATGCTGAAGGCTCATCAGGTGACTACAAAGAATTTAAGTCTTGCAGTTTCTGATTGTTTCTGGAAGATGGTCCGCGCTTCAGTTGAACAACAAGCTGATGCTTTCAAAG CAACTCGCTTTAACTTGGAGACGGAGTGGAAGAATAACTACCCCCGATTGCGAGAACTCGACAGG AATGAATTGTTTGAAAAAGCCAAAAATGAAATCCTTGATGAAGTAATAAGCCTTACCCAAGTTACTCCAAAACACTG GGAAGAGATTCTGCAGAAGACTCTATGGGAAAGAGTGTCCACACATGTCATTGAGAACATCTATCTTCCAGCAGCCCAGACCATGAACTCAGGAACTTTTAATACCACCGTAGACATCAAGCTGAAGCAGTGGACGGACAAGCAGCTGCCTAATAAAGCAGTGGAG GTGGCCTGGGAAACCCTTCAGCAGGAATTCTCCCGCTTTATGACTGAACAGAAAGGCAAAGAACATGATGACATATTTGACAAGTTAAAGGAGGCAGTGAAAGAAGAAAGCATAAAGAGACATAAATGGAATGAGCAGGCGGAGGATAGTTtg AGGGTTATCCAGCACAATGCTTTAGAAGACCGTTCAATCTCGGATAAGCAGCAGTGGGATGCAGCAATCCATTTTATGGAGGATACCTTGAAAAGTCGATTAAAAGACA CTGAATCTGTCATCCATGATATGGTGGGTCCAGATTGGAAAGAGAGATGGTTTTCTTGGATTTCTCGTACTCCAGAACAG CATACACgaaatgaaacaaaaaatgaaCTTGAAAAGATGCTGAGAGTAAATGAAGACCATCCTGCATACCTTGCCAGTGATGAAGTCACTACTGTAAGAAAGAATCTAGAAGCCCGTGCAGTAGAAGTGGATCCAGTTTTG ATTAAAGACACATGGCACCAGGTGTACAGAAGGCATTTCTTAAAAACCGCTCTTGGTCACTGTAATCTGTGTAGAAGAGGTTTCTATTACTATCAGAGGCACTTTGTAGATTCAGAG